A section of the Clostridium felsineum DSM 794 genome encodes:
- a CDS encoding L,D-transpeptidase family protein — MSKFQKIIFILTLILIIEVILIIKFYKLNPTGSTISGYSPNKKMLIVVDVVSSKLCVFQNDTLMKTYTISGGKSSTPSPIGTWTIVGKDTWGEGFGGRWMGFNVPWGKYGIHGTIYPELIGSNSSHGCIRMRNSDVAELYKIIPVGTKVIVQGGPYGNFGSYLRNIRPGMRGSDVYEIQKILKEKGYYNGNPDGIYGEGMKYFIHKFQKDNNLYVSDIIDKKFYKKLGVELVE; from the coding sequence ATATCAAAATTCCAAAAAATTATTTTCATTCTCACCCTTATTTTAATTATAGAAGTAATATTAATAATTAAATTTTACAAGCTAAACCCTACTGGTTCTACAATTTCTGGATATAGTCCTAATAAAAAAATGCTTATAGTAGTAGATGTGGTTAGCAGCAAACTATGTGTATTTCAGAACGATACTCTCATGAAAACCTATACTATTTCTGGCGGAAAATCTAGTACTCCATCACCTATTGGTACATGGACAATTGTTGGAAAGGATACTTGGGGTGAAGGTTTTGGAGGTAGATGGATGGGATTTAATGTTCCTTGGGGAAAATACGGAATACATGGTACAATATATCCGGAACTTATAGGTTCTAATTCATCGCACGGATGTATAAGAATGAGAAATTCAGATGTAGCAGAGCTTTATAAAATAATTCCTGTAGGCACAAAAGTAATCGTTCAAGGTGGTCCTTATGGAAATTTCGGCTCCTACTTAAGAAATATACGTCCTGGCATGCGGGGATCTGATGTTTATGAAATCCAAAAAATTTTAAAAGAAAAGGGCTATTATAATGGTAATCCTGACGGAATTTATGGGGAAGGCATGAAATACTTCATACATAAATTTCAAAAGGATAATAATTTATATGTTTCTGATATTATAGATAAAAAGTTCTACAAAAAATTAGGTGTTGAATTAGTTGAATAA
- a CDS encoding folate family ECF transporter S component, protein MNKTNTKFLVTTALFIAISIIIKTFGISITGGGIVIMKINFSAVFYILPGILFGPLYGAIAGGSCDLLGFLINPTGSYIPIFTLTNILAGFLPAVLWKKVKLTSTSKLKKLYISFFVSLLILGIIFNFILKINILNSLFKPSNTFSNTTVNIIYASLIGILVFIINSIIEKTLKKTYGYLLKDFFKIFISVGFSGIIVSTLNTIFMLIFTPALLKNGFAILWFPRIVQTIIMTMINSYILSFLIYLYSFVDKKSLSRA, encoded by the coding sequence ATGAACAAAACAAATACAAAATTCCTTGTAACAACAGCATTATTTATAGCTATATCTATTATAATAAAAACCTTTGGAATTTCTATAACCGGAGGTGGAATTGTAATAATGAAAATAAATTTCAGTGCTGTTTTCTACATACTTCCTGGTATACTTTTCGGACCACTTTATGGAGCTATAGCTGGTGGTTCCTGTGATTTACTAGGCTTTCTTATAAATCCTACTGGTTCCTACATACCAATTTTCACTCTTACAAATATTCTAGCTGGCTTTCTTCCTGCTGTTTTATGGAAAAAAGTAAAGTTGACCTCAACAAGTAAGTTGAAGAAATTATATATTTCGTTTTTTGTTTCTCTTCTTATTTTAGGTATAATCTTTAATTTTATACTTAAGATCAATATATTAAATAGTTTATTTAAACCTAGTAATACTTTTAGCAATACCACTGTTAATATTATATATGCTAGTCTTATAGGAATACTTGTATTTATAATTAATTCAATTATAGAAAAGACTTTAAAAAAGACCTATGGATATTTATTGAAGGACTTTTTCAAAATATTCATTTCCGTTGGTTTTTCTGGAATAATTGTATCAACATTAAATACTATTTTTATGCTTATATTCACTCCAGCTCTTCTTAAAAATGGTTTTGCCATCTTATGGTTTCCACGGATTGTACAAACTATAATAATGACAATGATAAATTCTTATATATTATCTTTTTTAATTTATTTATATAGTTTTGTGGATAAAAAATCCTTAAGCAGAGCTTAA
- a CDS encoding methyl-accepting chemotaxis protein, which produces MRMRKKSIICMLLISIVPLLVVSIFSNLYFQKTLTKEITDKNLNLVSQTKFKVESFISEPISLIKTLSSYPVITSFNTSDSKAILVNAQNNEKSSSGVQIVLDDASGNQIVRGDANSLVNISKRSYFKDAINGVNESKQIVLGKNTNILTLNVGIPIKDSNGSIKGIIQGGIPLKKISDYVKSLSNNGSTVYIVDNDGLIVAHPNNNLVVSRKNLSSLNYIKAALSSKKDGTYTYNDSKKGKMLVSTTYDSHTGWVICNEIPYSVAMKSITTLNTFMLIFCILICIIIIAIGIIISNKLTNPIIKLQNLSERIAKGDLSVDDYEIKTKDEFANLAHSFSTMSQNLKSLILHIKESYSNLENVSNEMLKSCSESASAFSDISQNIVNVADDSNISVNKLNEANNSVLELMNVFSDVISNVDDIISKVKQTSSVSLKGKTDINKITEQMTNIDNRVNSLSDSIAKLKKHCDNIHEYSKVISDIAEETNLLSLNANIEAARAGENGKGFSVVADKIRSLADESGKAASEIGDLINEMNDDSIKAMESMNIGKTEVNTGKVIVKNTTLTFNEIESSINSILSRASKVTSSMEIVKASSENATSNMNSIKNITLNNSSKIQNIAASSEEQSAFSDEIKNQASKLQEVSNKLHDNISIFKI; this is translated from the coding sequence ATGAGAATGAGAAAAAAATCAATAATATGTATGCTTTTAATCAGCATAGTTCCTTTACTTGTAGTTTCTATATTTTCAAATCTATATTTCCAAAAAACTCTGACTAAAGAAATAACAGATAAAAATTTAAATTTAGTTTCTCAGACTAAATTTAAGGTAGAATCTTTTATAAGCGAACCTATTTCCCTTATAAAAACTTTATCTAGTTATCCTGTAATAACTTCATTCAACACATCTGATTCCAAAGCAATTTTAGTTAATGCCCAAAATAATGAAAAAAGTAGTTCAGGAGTGCAGATTGTTCTAGATGATGCTTCTGGTAATCAAATTGTACGTGGAGATGCTAATAGCCTTGTTAATATATCTAAACGTAGTTATTTTAAAGATGCTATTAATGGTGTTAACGAGAGTAAACAAATAGTACTTGGTAAAAACACAAATATTTTAACCTTAAACGTTGGTATACCAATAAAAGATTCTAATGGTTCAATTAAAGGAATTATACAAGGTGGTATACCACTAAAAAAAATAAGTGATTATGTTAAAAGTTTATCTAATAATGGTTCAACTGTTTATATAGTAGATAATGATGGTTTAATAGTTGCTCATCCAAACAATAATTTAGTAGTTTCTAGGAAAAACTTAAGTAGCCTAAATTATATAAAAGCTGCACTTTCTAGTAAAAAAGATGGTACGTATACCTATAATGATAGTAAAAAAGGTAAAATGCTTGTAAGTACTACTTATGATTCTCATACAGGATGGGTTATTTGTAATGAGATTCCTTATTCTGTTGCTATGAAAAGTATAACAACTTTAAATACTTTCATGTTAATATTTTGCATTTTGATTTGTATTATTATCATTGCTATAGGTATTATTATTTCTAACAAATTAACTAACCCAATAATAAAGCTACAAAATTTATCAGAACGTATTGCAAAGGGAGATTTATCTGTAGATGATTATGAAATAAAAACAAAAGATGAATTTGCAAACCTAGCACATTCCTTCTCTACTATGTCACAAAATTTAAAGTCACTTATACTTCACATTAAAGAGAGTTATTCCAATCTTGAAAATGTGTCTAACGAAATGTTAAAAAGTTGTAGTGAATCAGCCTCAGCTTTTTCAGACATATCTCAAAATATTGTCAATGTAGCTGATGATTCTAATATATCTGTTAATAAATTAAACGAAGCTAATAATAGTGTTTTAGAATTAATGAATGTATTTTCTGATGTTATTTCTAATGTAGATGATATAATTTCTAAAGTAAAACAAACCTCCTCAGTATCATTAAAAGGAAAAACAGACATAAATAAAATAACTGAGCAAATGACTAATATAGACAATAGAGTTAATTCCTTATCAGATTCTATTGCCAAATTAAAAAAGCATTGTGATAACATACATGAATATAGTAAAGTTATTTCAGATATAGCTGAGGAAACAAACTTACTTTCACTAAATGCGAATATCGAAGCTGCCCGCGCTGGCGAAAATGGAAAAGGCTTCAGTGTAGTAGCTGATAAAATAAGAAGTCTTGCAGATGAATCAGGTAAAGCCGCTAGCGAAATAGGTGATTTGATAAATGAGATGAATGATGATTCAATAAAAGCTATGGAATCAATGAATATTGGAAAAACTGAAGTTAACACAGGTAAGGTTATTGTAAAAAATACTACTTTGACATTTAATGAAATAGAAAGTTCAATCAATTCTATTTTATCGAGAGCATCCAAGGTAACTTCTTCAATGGAAATTGTAAAAGCTTCAAGTGAAAATGCCACTTCTAATATGAATTCTATAAAAAATATAACTTTAAATAATTCTAGTAAAATACAAAATATAGCTGCCTCCTCTGAGGAACAATCAGCGTTTTCTGATGAAATTAAAAATCAAGCCTCAAAACTTCAAGAAGTATCTAATAAACTACATGATAACATATCCATATTTAAGATATGA
- a CDS encoding glycoside hydrolase family 113 has protein sequence MFKKKAGIKLLAGVLVVIIVGAILSNKNSELFRAYESKVLNIIHGKTLNSFFKTKIKSGNLSVDYTVDQTLKDVDSMKLNTVNVPIEVDISDLSANSISVNKKSIEKAKIIIDKLNKRNINVILEPYPWINKGQDYETKMQPKDINKFFYVWKNQVVGKIIDEVAVPKRVDALCIASNFVNLENYSDKWCDIIDFSRSRYKGLITYKTNWWYTATWDKESKKKFNDKLNNKIFSKVDYISVAAYFEITPNAVNNVDYIKNSLYATTINGRGQRIVDELNELHEKWNKPIFFGELGFPRRDFASKEPWNPEPSNIEDGNEQARCFKAYKMVFTQSWFLGFSVFAIGNTEGIKNYYPSKESKEVIKEWFN, from the coding sequence TTGTTTAAGAAAAAAGCTGGAATAAAATTACTAGCAGGAGTACTTGTTGTAATAATAGTGGGAGCAATATTGAGTAATAAAAATTCTGAATTATTTAGAGCTTATGAATCAAAGGTATTAAATATAATTCATGGAAAAACTCTTAATTCATTCTTTAAGACAAAAATAAAGTCAGGAAACTTATCTGTAGATTATACAGTTGATCAAACACTCAAAGATGTAGACAGTATGAAATTAAATACTGTAAATGTTCCAATCGAGGTTGATATATCAGATTTAAGTGCTAATTCCATATCGGTAAATAAAAAAAGTATTGAAAAGGCTAAAATTATTATAGATAAATTAAATAAGAGGAATATAAATGTTATATTAGAACCCTACCCTTGGATAAATAAAGGACAAGATTATGAAACAAAAATGCAGCCTAAAGATATAAATAAGTTCTTCTATGTTTGGAAAAATCAAGTTGTAGGCAAAATTATAGATGAGGTAGCAGTACCCAAAAGAGTGGATGCTTTATGTATTGCTTCAAATTTTGTGAATTTAGAGAATTATAGTGATAAGTGGTGTGATATAATAGATTTTTCCCGTTCAAGATATAAAGGTTTAATTACATATAAAACTAATTGGTGGTATACTGCAACTTGGGATAAAGAATCGAAAAAAAAGTTTAATGATAAATTAAATAATAAGATTTTTTCTAAGGTAGATTATATATCAGTAGCAGCATATTTTGAGATTACCCCAAATGCTGTTAACAATGTAGATTACATAAAAAATAGTTTATACGCAACAACGATAAATGGAAGAGGGCAAAGAATTGTTGATGAATTAAATGAATTACATGAAAAGTGGAATAAACCTATATTTTTTGGAGAATTAGGATTCCCAAGAAGAGATTTTGCATCCAAAGAGCCCTGGAACCCGGAACCATCCAATATAGAAGATGGTAATGAACAAGCAAGATGTTTTAAGGCGTATAAAATGGTATTTACTCAAAGTTGGTTTTTAGGCTTCTCTGTTTTTGCTATTGGTAATACAGAGGGAATAAAAAATTATTATCCATCAAAGGAGAGCAAAGAGGTAATAAAAGAATGGTTTAATTAA
- a CDS encoding radical SAM protein — MQYEGIVYRPPSEAYSLIIQVTIGCFHNKCSFCSMYKGKQFRIRSIKEIFEDLYEMRKVYSRVNRIFLADGDALVVETKILKEILLKIKELFPECKRVGMYAAPRDVLNKKYEDLLELKKVGIGMIYMGIESGSDKVLREIHKGVTSNNIVEAGQKIKKSGIKLSVTLISGIGGRNDINENAIESAKVINSINPDYVGILTLMIQRKTELEEKIREGKFQILKPEENMLEMKKLIENIDVKGKCIFRSNHASNYADVGGTLPEDKNKILNVISVILKGEYNYKIEELRRL, encoded by the coding sequence ATGCAGTATGAAGGAATTGTCTATAGACCTCCTAGTGAGGCTTATAGTTTAATAATACAAGTTACCATAGGATGTTTTCATAATAAGTGCAGTTTTTGTAGTATGTATAAAGGAAAACAATTCAGGATAAGAAGCATAAAGGAAATATTTGAGGATTTATATGAAATGAGAAAGGTATATTCTAGAGTCAACAGAATATTTTTAGCAGATGGTGATGCGCTTGTAGTTGAGACAAAGATTTTAAAAGAAATATTATTAAAGATAAAAGAACTATTCCCGGAGTGCAAAAGAGTTGGAATGTATGCAGCTCCTAGAGATGTTTTAAATAAGAAATATGAAGATTTATTAGAATTAAAAAAAGTTGGAATTGGTATGATTTATATGGGAATAGAAAGTGGCAGTGATAAAGTGCTTAGAGAAATACATAAAGGAGTTACTTCAAATAATATAGTAGAAGCGGGTCAGAAGATTAAAAAAAGTGGTATCAAATTATCCGTAACTCTCATATCCGGTATAGGTGGTCGAAATGACATAAACGAAAATGCAATAGAATCTGCAAAAGTTATAAATTCAATAAATCCTGATTATGTAGGGATTTTAACACTTATGATTCAAAGAAAAACAGAGTTAGAAGAAAAAATAAGGGAAGGAAAATTTCAAATTTTAAAACCCGAAGAAAATATGCTTGAAATGAAAAAGCTAATTGAAAACATAGATGTAAAAGGAAAATGTATTTTTAGGAGTAATCATGCTTCTAATTATGCTGATGTGGGTGGAACTTTACCAGAGGATAAAAATAAAATACTGAATGTAATTAGTGTTATTCTTAAAGGAGAATATAATTACAAAATTGAAGAATTAAGAAGGCTATAA
- a CDS encoding Cof-type HAD-IIB family hydrolase has protein sequence MNKRIFFFDIDGTLIVHSNNEYIVLDSTKEALNRLRENKHEVFICSGRPAKFIIQEFKGMIDGYIGCNGTFIVYKNRCIYNRLIDVETIEFLKEEFLKLDMGVSFSGAYNGYAYNMDKATVCQMNRFYKNEEPYILENWNLKEIKANNIDVFFKNREHLRKCVEYFQDKLIFNTHEPHLSADVSFKDWDKAKGIEYLVKYIKRDMKDTVAFGDGKNDVTMLKKVDLGIAMGNAVEEVKKEADMVTDSADKDGIYNALNNLGFI, from the coding sequence ATGAATAAAAGAATATTTTTCTTCGATATTGATGGTACTTTGATAGTTCACAGCAATAATGAATATATAGTGCTCGATAGCACTAAAGAGGCACTAAATAGGCTTAGGGAAAATAAACATGAAGTATTTATTTGTAGTGGAAGACCAGCCAAATTTATAATTCAAGAATTTAAGGGAATGATTGATGGATATATTGGCTGCAATGGTACATTCATTGTGTATAAAAATAGATGTATTTACAATAGACTTATTGATGTAGAGACAATAGAATTTTTGAAAGAAGAGTTTTTGAAATTAGACATGGGTGTAAGTTTTAGTGGTGCATATAATGGTTACGCATATAATATGGATAAAGCTACAGTTTGTCAAATGAATAGATTTTATAAAAATGAAGAACCGTATATTTTAGAAAACTGGAACCTTAAGGAAATTAAGGCGAATAATATAGATGTGTTTTTTAAAAACAGAGAACACTTGAGAAAATGTGTTGAATATTTTCAGGATAAATTGATATTTAATACTCACGAACCACATTTATCGGCTGATGTATCATTTAAAGATTGGGATAAAGCTAAGGGTATAGAATATCTTGTTAAATATATTAAAAGAGATATGAAAGATACTGTAGCTTTTGGTGATGGAAAAAATGATGTTACTATGCTTAAGAAGGTAGACCTAGGTATAGCTATGGGTAATGCAGTAGAGGAAGTGAAAAAAGAAGCAGATATGGTAACAGATAGCGCTGATAAGGATGGAATATATAATGCTTTGAATAATTTGGGTTTTATATAG
- a CDS encoding patatin-like phospholipase family protein — MNNIGLILEGGGMRGVYTAGVLDYFMDKNLYFPYVSGVSMGACNAASYISKQRGRTKSVTVDLANDSRYISVKNIIKYKSIFGMDFIFDEVPNKLVPFDFNTFSTSSQKLVIGATDCFTGKEVYFTNSSSNEILNIIRASSSLPFISNPVKINNYILMDGGIADPIPVKKSISDGNTKNVLILTREPKYIKKPFNHNWILSKKYSNFKGLCSSILNRHRLYNETLDYINDLEKQGKVFIIRPSLPPNVKRIEKNKSRLNNLYLQGYKDAEKNYTSLLNFLNS, encoded by the coding sequence TTGAACAATATAGGACTTATATTAGAAGGTGGCGGCATGCGTGGAGTATATACTGCCGGTGTTCTTGATTACTTTATGGACAAAAACTTATATTTCCCTTACGTTAGCGGTGTATCCATGGGCGCTTGTAACGCAGCTTCCTATATATCTAAACAAAGAGGAAGAACAAAATCTGTTACTGTAGACTTAGCTAATGATTCAAGATATATAAGCGTTAAAAACATCATTAAATACAAATCTATATTTGGTATGGATTTTATATTTGATGAAGTACCAAATAAACTAGTTCCTTTTGATTTTAACACTTTTTCAACCTCTTCACAAAAACTTGTTATAGGTGCTACAGATTGCTTTACTGGAAAAGAAGTTTACTTTACTAATTCTTCTTCTAATGAAATTTTAAACATAATAAGAGCTTCAAGTAGTTTACCTTTCATTTCTAACCCAGTAAAAATAAATAATTATATCCTTATGGATGGAGGTATAGCTGATCCCATACCTGTGAAAAAATCTATAAGTGACGGAAATACTAAAAATGTTCTCATACTCACAAGAGAACCTAAATACATAAAAAAACCTTTTAACCATAATTGGATACTTTCAAAAAAATATTCAAATTTTAAAGGGCTTTGCTCATCAATTTTAAACAGACATAGACTATACAATGAAACCTTAGATTATATTAACGATTTAGAAAAACAAGGCAAAGTTTTCATTATACGCCCTAGCTTGCCTCCAAATGTAAAACGCATTGAAAAGAACAAATCTAGATTAAACAATCTGTACCTTCAAGGCTATAAAGATGCAGAAAAAAATTACACTAGCTTACTAAATTTTTTAAATTCATAG
- a CDS encoding acyl-CoA dehydratase activase-related protein, with product MKIGFPKGLLYCDYSPFFSTFFTELGCSVVSSPDTNKTILDLGVKHCIDEACLPIKIFHGHVAYLKDQCDYIFIPRFMSISTNESICPKFCGLPEMIENNIKDLPKIISYPIYMDNEKNFMKFIKKCGHHFTMNSFKIQKAYLKAKNAQEDFISKKTTHKIHNIKVALAGHPYNLYDSYINLNLIEKLDKLNISVLTEKNIDESLINKQMTHLFKKPFWTFARKSYGFSTFCAKNHLVDGIIYVSSFACGIDSVVLELIKKEVENFPILVLKIDEQTGEAGFNTRLEAFSDMLERRYNFNENNIS from the coding sequence ATGAAAATAGGTTTTCCAAAAGGTCTTTTATATTGCGATTACTCCCCTTTCTTCAGTACTTTTTTTACCGAATTGGGATGTTCTGTTGTAAGTTCACCGGATACAAATAAGACTATTTTAGATTTAGGTGTTAAGCATTGTATTGATGAAGCTTGCCTTCCAATAAAGATATTTCATGGTCATGTAGCATATTTAAAAGATCAATGTGATTACATATTTATCCCCAGATTTATGTCAATTAGCACTAATGAATCAATATGCCCAAAATTCTGTGGACTTCCTGAAATGATTGAAAACAATATAAAAGATTTACCCAAAATTATATCCTATCCAATCTATATGGATAATGAAAAAAACTTTATGAAATTTATAAAAAAGTGTGGTCACCACTTTACAATGAATAGTTTTAAAATTCAAAAAGCTTATTTAAAAGCTAAAAATGCTCAAGAGGATTTTATTTCTAAAAAGACTACTCATAAAATACATAATATAAAGGTAGCCTTAGCTGGTCATCCCTATAATCTATATGATTCTTATATAAACCTAAATCTAATAGAAAAACTCGATAAATTAAATATAAGCGTATTAACTGAAAAGAATATAGATGAAAGTCTCATCAATAAACAAATGACACACCTATTTAAAAAACCTTTTTGGACCTTTGCTAGAAAATCATATGGATTTTCAACATTTTGCGCTAAAAACCATCTTGTTGATGGCATTATATACGTTTCGTCCTTTGCCTGTGGTATAGATTCTGTAGTACTCGAATTAATAAAAAAGGAAGTGGAAAACTTTCCTATATTGGTGCTTAAAATTGATGAACAAACTGGGGAAGCTGGCTTTAATACAAGACTTGAAGCTTTCTCTGATATGCTAGAAAGGAGATACAATTTTAATGAAAATAACATTTCCTAA
- a CDS encoding acyl-CoA dehydratase activase-related protein: MKITFPNLGNTIYAAKAVFDNLGIDYVLPEASSKKCLELGSLYSSEDICLPFKIMLGAYIDCIKRGADTILLTGSCGPCRFGEYCELQMNLLNKLGHNIDFIVLDRPSAIGKTEFSNRLKKISNESHVSNYKKFKTLYLAYKIINLIDYIEKSARFKAGFELKKGECKRILESCKKSAIKCNTAESMFDILIKYKHMINHVPIDVNKKPLKISIIGEIYTILEPFSNFYIENKLMDLGISTTKTLTPSWWFKDAILSYLKLNSLNLKFNSRKYLPYYIGGHGRECIGEAVIASNSGFDGAVQLFPMGCMPEIVSKSILPTISKDKDFPILSLIIDEMTGDTGYMTRIEAFIDLLERRKDRCII, encoded by the coding sequence ATGAAAATAACATTTCCTAATTTAGGTAATACTATTTATGCTGCAAAAGCAGTTTTTGATAATCTAGGAATAGATTATGTTCTTCCTGAGGCTAGCAGTAAAAAATGCCTTGAACTAGGCTCCCTTTATTCCTCAGAAGATATTTGTCTTCCTTTTAAAATAATGCTAGGAGCCTACATAGATTGTATAAAACGAGGTGCCGATACCATACTCTTAACAGGGAGTTGTGGTCCTTGTAGATTTGGCGAATATTGTGAACTTCAAATGAATCTATTAAATAAATTGGGTCATAACATAGATTTTATAGTATTAGATAGGCCTTCTGCCATTGGTAAAACTGAGTTTTCAAACAGATTAAAGAAGATATCTAATGAAAGTCATGTTAGTAATTATAAAAAGTTTAAAACACTATATTTAGCTTATAAAATTATAAATTTGATTGATTATATTGAAAAAAGTGCTCGTTTTAAAGCAGGTTTTGAATTAAAAAAAGGTGAATGTAAAAGAATACTAGAGTCTTGTAAAAAATCAGCCATAAAATGTAATACAGCTGAATCTATGTTTGATATTCTCATTAAGTATAAGCATATGATAAATCATGTTCCTATAGATGTAAATAAAAAACCATTGAAAATATCAATAATAGGTGAAATTTACACAATACTCGAACCGTTTTCCAACTTTTATATTGAAAACAAATTAATGGATTTAGGAATATCAACAACAAAAACTTTAACTCCAAGCTGGTGGTTTAAAGATGCTATTTTATCTTATTTAAAACTAAACTCTCTAAATTTAAAATTTAATTCGAGAAAATATCTTCCTTACTACATAGGCGGACATGGTAGAGAATGTATAGGTGAGGCTGTCATTGCAAGTAATTCAGGCTTTGATGGTGCAGTACAGCTATTTCCTATGGGCTGCATGCCAGAAATTGTATCCAAATCAATATTACCTACAATATCAAAAGATAAAGACTTTCCAATATTGTCATTAATTATAGATGAAATGACAGGTGATACTGGTTATATGACAAGGATTGAAGCATTTATAGATTTACTAGAAAGGAGAAAAGATAGATGTATTATATAG
- a CDS encoding acyl-CoA dehydratase activase: MYYIGVDVGSVSTDIVMLNENMEVIDSLYLRTKGRPISAIKEGFKFLSTKYTDDEILGVGTTGSGREIASYVLGADAVKNEITAHAVAALNINKNVKTIIEIGGQDSKIIILKDGIVTDFAMNTVCAAGTGSFLDRQAERLDIPIEDFGKYALKATCSVRIAGRCAVFAESDMIHKQQLGYREEDIIKGLCDALVRNYLSNVGKGKEILPEIFFQGGVASNIGMKTSFEHYLGLKITIPPHHKVMGAIGAALIAKETLLKQKKHTNFNGFSLSNTDFNSQSFECKGCSNRCEIVQIKNNNSIIGAFGDRCGKWSKRNAV, from the coding sequence ATGTATTATATAGGTGTTGATGTTGGTTCTGTAAGTACCGATATAGTTATGTTAAACGAAAATATGGAGGTTATAGATAGTTTATATTTGCGAACTAAAGGTAGACCAATAAGCGCTATTAAAGAAGGCTTCAAATTTTTAAGCACCAAATATACTGATGATGAAATACTTGGTGTTGGAACCACTGGCAGTGGAAGAGAGATAGCTTCTTATGTTCTCGGTGCAGATGCTGTAAAAAACGAAATAACTGCTCATGCAGTTGCTGCATTAAATATAAATAAAAATGTAAAAACCATAATTGAAATAGGCGGACAGGATTCAAAAATTATAATACTAAAAGATGGAATAGTTACTGATTTTGCTATGAATACCGTTTGCGCTGCTGGAACAGGTTCATTTCTTGATAGGCAAGCAGAACGATTGGATATTCCTATAGAAGACTTTGGTAAATATGCTCTTAAAGCAACTTGTTCTGTACGTATTGCTGGAAGATGCGCAGTTTTTGCAGAATCCGATATGATACATAAACAACAATTAGGCTATAGGGAAGAAGATATAATAAAAGGATTATGTGATGCTCTTGTTAGAAACTATTTAAGTAATGTTGGTAAAGGCAAAGAAATACTTCCAGAAATTTTTTTTCAGGGTGGTGTAGCTTCAAATATAGGAATGAAGACTTCTTTTGAACATTACTTAGGTCTAAAAATTACAATTCCACCACACCATAAGGTTATGGGTGCTATTGGTGCTGCCTTAATAGCTAAAGAAACCTTATTAAAACAAAAAAAGCATACAAATTTCAATGGATTTTCTCTATCTAATACAGATTTTAACTCTCAAAGCTTTGAATGTAAAGGCTGTTCAAATAGGTGCGAGATAGTACAAATTAAAAATAATAATTCCATAATAGGTGCTTTTGGTGATAGGTGTGGTAAATGGAGTAAACGTAATGCTGTATAG